Proteins encoded within one genomic window of Guyparkeria hydrothermalis:
- the queC gene encoding 7-cyano-7-deazaguanine synthase QueC produces MSAKREPAVVLLSGGLDSATLAWRARADGYAVHALSFDYGQRHRVELEAAARVAAAAGAAAHRTIRIDMDGITGSSLTDASRSVPDYDPSQSEIPSTYVPARNLTFLSFALGWAEVLGAKRIYIGVNAVDYSGYPDCRPAFIEKFEELANIATAADHPFEIHAPLLRMTKAEIIRTGQELGVDYGLTVSCYRADPEGRACGRCDSCHYRRQGFQDAGVPDPTRYA; encoded by the coding sequence ATGAGTGCGAAGCGAGAGCCAGCGGTGGTCCTGCTGTCGGGTGGTCTCGATTCGGCCACCCTGGCCTGGCGGGCGCGGGCGGACGGTTATGCCGTGCATGCTTTGAGCTTCGATTACGGTCAGCGGCATCGCGTCGAGCTCGAGGCGGCGGCGCGCGTCGCGGCTGCGGCCGGTGCGGCGGCCCACCGCACGATCCGTATCGACATGGATGGCATCACCGGCTCCTCGCTGACCGATGCGTCACGATCGGTGCCGGACTACGATCCGTCGCAGTCCGAGATTCCCAGTACCTACGTGCCGGCGAGGAATCTCACCTTCCTGTCGTTTGCCCTCGGCTGGGCCGAGGTGCTCGGCGCCAAACGCATCTACATCGGTGTGAACGCCGTCGACTATTCGGGGTACCCCGATTGCCGACCGGCGTTCATCGAGAAGTTCGAGGAGCTGGCGAACATCGCCACTGCGGCGGACCATCCGTTCGAAATCCACGCCCCTCTGCTGCGCATGACCAAGGCGGAGATCATCCGCACGGGCCAGGAGCTCGGTGTGGATTATGGTCTGACGGTGTCCTGTTATCGTGCCGACCCTGAAGGGCGGGCCTGTGGTCGATGCGATTCCTGTCACTATCGTCGGCAGGGTTTCCAGGATGCCGGTGTGCCGGACCCGACGCGTTACGCCTGA